The Palaemon carinicauda isolate YSFRI2023 chromosome 7, ASM3689809v2, whole genome shotgun sequence DNA window tattttttgttaGGAAGAGTATTTCGTGCcagtcttcttcttttttttttttttggcctcattccatcatattattttatatttttattatatttttgtttatattatacatTACTTTGCACAGAACACCTTTTCGTTTTATTTGTTTCTCAGCTTTTATTTCACCTTTATTCTTCGTGTCTATCgtttctcttctcattccttctccttattttatattttttttcaatctttctgttCGTTTTATCCAATACTTTGCATAGAACacattttcgttttatttgtttcCCATCACTAACTATTTCAGCTTCTCTCTaagatgttttaaaatattttttattacgtGTAATTTTTCACTAATTGTATTAATCGACCTGAAATTAATATGACTTGATTAATACTCGATTAGCAGAGGTAGAAATGGAAGCAATGAAACAGAACGCAAAATGCCATAGCAGAAATACCGGGTTCGGCGTAGTTGCCCGGCCAGTCTTGGCAACCTGTGAGATGCCGGCGGACTTCCCCCAAAGATGGTAAACCTTTTACCAGTAGCATCACTCCTTACAGGTGCACCTCGGGAGTGACCTTCTGTCCGTCTACCCCTCAGACTTTGGCGTGCTTTACTTAGCAGAAATCCGCGTCGTGTCCAGATCAAAGGGTTTCGGAATAGAAGGGCCATTTGTTtgaggaatattttgaaatattaaaaaaaaaaaataaaaataaaaaatttgagagAAAACTAGATAAACagaaggaatatatatttaaatagccaAAAGAATGTTTGAGAGAACACTAAATAAGCagaaggaatatatatttaaatagccaaaaaaaatgtttgagagaaaactaaataaactgaaggaatattttgaaagaccCAAAAAAATTTTAAGAGAAAACTAGATAAACAGAAGGAATATTTTGAAATAGCCAAAAAACGTTTAGGAGAAAACTAGATAAACTGAAGGAATATTTTGAAATAGCCAAAATAAACgtataaaggaaaattaaataaaaaaataaaaaaggatagtCTTTTTTTATAAAGGATTAGCAACTGTGAAAGAAAAACGGAAAGATCGTCTGACAATATTGTGATGATAATATCCGATCTGGTAACCCTTTCACTTTGCAGTGAACCCTTTTGCTAAAGTTAAAATGGCATTGATGAGGATATTGTATATGTTTAAGCCTGCTCGCCAGCAAGCAGCCAGGCACACGAgcgcgcatgcgtgtgtgtatacgtgtgcctGGAATGGGGTGTAGTTAGGAAAGAAGCGGGTATCCTTGAATAATGTTTATAACGAAGTGTATAGGGTGGAGCCCTTTAAGACGGTCGGCTGGTTTCTATTCAAATAAAGACAATCACATTCAGTGATAGAAAGATAGACTTTTCTATGATTGATTGATAATTGAATTTATATACCCAGTAAGGACCTAGGGTACGTACATTCCCTTTTGTTATCAATGGATATTTTATTCAAAGATGGAGCGATATAATCTTTCTCTTTTCTACGCTGATTGATTGGTTATAGAAAAAAACGTCTCCAAATAAGTCCTCTGAATTATTATATCCCATTGAACAGGAGACAATGATGGCCAGGGGCCAGAGAGCAACACCCTTTTCTTCCAAATGGATTTTTGAATACTCCAAGATAAAGGGTTTTACAATAAGATGTCATTGAAGATAAATGatgaggattcttttttttttattctttttgcgtCTTTACGCATCATTGACAGCTTGAATATgctttcaaaaataattttcttcgtTCCAATCTCAAAAACAATTACTAAGGTTATGCTTGAGGTAACAATATTTTTTCTCCGTCGGTTGAAAAATAGTATTTTATAGTCTTAATTTTCATTTACTTGGCATGATATTATTCCGTTTTTGTATCTCttaatgtattaataaatgtaGCCTACAATACCTAGTATCTGTAGCTCAAAGGATGattcatatatcatattttttgtaatcagagatgaaataaaaaaaattttccgattATCTAGAAGGATTTATTTAAAAAGCAAATTAAATAGAATGGTTAAAATCTCGCAATTGCGATAAATTTGGAGAAGAATTTAAGATGAAAAGAGCCTTCAGCGGAGTCAAGGAAAAAAACTGGACATTTAAGAAAATCGTGTCAGAGAAAGTCTACGGTATTTACACTTCATATGCTTTACAAAATCTTATTGATCTCTGCAGATCTAAACTTTTACATCTGTGACATCTAGTGAAAGAGTTTGAATAGTGATTAATCTTGAAGActttgaaatgaatatatatatatatatatatatatatatatatatatatatatatatatagatacatacacatgtatatgtatgtgtatgtgtatatatatatatgtatatatactgtgtatatatatatatatatatatatatatatatatatatatatatatatttatatatttatatatatgtgtgtgtgtgtctgtgtctgtgtttatttaattgtctgtatatatatatatatatatatatatatatatatatatatatatatatatatatatttatatatatatatgtatatatatatatatatatagagagagagagagagagagagagagagagagagagagagagagagagagagagagagcgcgtttgtGTGATCGTGTATTTTGTTTGAGCAAAATCTTGTTTCTTCTCACGAAATAGTGCAAGTCATTTTACAGCATGATAATTGTCTGGAAGCAATTTATCAATATCTGTCTCTTTTCCGTTATAAATGAAGTTTCAAATTCTTAATACcgcctaatgatatatatatatgtatatatatatatatatatatatatatatatatatatatatatatatatatatatatatatatatatatatatataatatatacatacactatttaggtATATGCATTTTCAATATAAAGCTGAAATCATATCACGGAAATGTTGAATGATTTTCAACATGAAACATAATGTATtatgcgtgctctctctctctctctctctctctctctctctctctctctctctctctctctctctctctctcttctctctctctctctctctctctaatagtggttcatatatatatatatatatatatatatatatatatatatatatatatatatgtgtgtgtgtgtgtgtgtgtgtgtgatttatattatatatatatatatatatatatatatatatatatatatatatatatatgtgtgtgtgtgtgtgatttatatatatatatatatatatatatatatatatatatatatatatatatatatatatatatatatatgtgtgtgtgtgtgtgtgtgtatgtattatatcaaTTTACAAATATGAACTTACAAAATACTCTAGTcagttttgataatttcaataaacgTACTTGtaacatataaataaattagaGCTATATCAATTAAGGTAATTTTCCCTGTGGAACTACAAATACTGAGATCACCTATTAATATTATGCAAATTTACAAGGTTGTTTATCTTGGCAAGTATTTTATGCAGATGGGATAGCATTATATACAAGAAGAAATTGTTTTGGAACACCTCTTTTGCGTTGCAACGAATAAACCGTCAAAAACTAAGGACAGTAATTGCAAAATTGCAAACATATATCTGCTATTTttaaaagaaatgtgaaaaaaaagaatcGTTTATTCAAGTACAGAAATTACTCGGGTACCAAAGGGGAAGTCGGTATTAAAAGTTTTTCAAATGTCATACGTATTAACGtcatccgactctctctctctctctctctctctctctctctctctctctctctctctctctctctctctctctctctctctctccccttagttATTCACATCAACCCTTGCACAGTCTAGTTCATGATAaacatttttttaatatcatagCCAATGCATTTAATTGTTAAATATGAATTCCTATGGATATTTTTTGGGGGCGTGGGccattaatttcttcttttttactaattaatcataataataagcatGAAAATTATATGGCATTCATCTCTCTCAGTTGCAAAGCTCTTTGAATCAAGCATAAAAAAACACACTCAATAAATTATCTTGAATGACTTCAAACACACAGTAATTCTGACTTACGTCCAGTAAGTCTTTCCTGAACTCTTATGTGCTTACATCGTCCTAAGATACTTCGATCTTATTTACAGGTGAACGTCGCCAGTCGAACTTGGACCCTTGCCAGGACACTTACCTGTGGACGATCACCCGGGGGACAAAGCAACTTTGAACACAGATACGCTGttctggaaggaaaaaaaaataaatataaagctgTCGCTGGTGGTGCCGTTGCTGCCTGCATTGCTGCATTGCTGTGGTTCCTGTTGCATTGTTTCGTTTGGACACTTCGCACTGAAACAACCACGGGCTTTTCTATGGACTTCTTATTTCCTTTAAAGTGAATTAAGAGGTttgaaaaaaaacattgatatacgAATCAAGTTTATATGCCTTGCGGTGTTGTTTTTTTTCTGAGGttttaaagaaaatgaagaattatGATAGAAAAACAATAAGTTTGTGAAGATTTAGAGAATCCTGAAAGAAAATTTAAGAACTATTTGCAATTACACTTGTAAATCTTAGACAAATTATAAAACTAATTCAGATGCATAAAGCCATTCATTAAAATTCAGAACCTGCAAAGTCCTTGTTAATACTTCAGTTTGacggcttagttttttttttctgttttatctcGCGGGACTTTTGAGTCTTCCACTTGTTAAGTTGTGAGAATAAGTGACGGTTCGTGAGGCACAAAGTCGTCCTTCCCCAGCAGGAGTGTGAGGGGTGATGTAGGCAGTCCAACAACACCCCGCTGAGGCCTCCCCAGGACATAGCCTCCTGCCTAGGACACTTTACCCAAGCCCTTGGTACCAGAGAGGTGCACCGCCATCCTCGGTGTATCTTGAATTAATCAACAACATTAAATTTTGGTTTGGACTCTGAACTCAATAGAAAGTTTTATTATTTTCTCGTTGATTTGTAGTTTTCAATTGGACATCATTTTGTGTGTGTTACGATTACTGCCATAAGTGTGTTGCCGTTTTAACAAACAAACAAGCTTTAACTCTTCAAGTTCTTAAGAGCTACGTGGCTTGGTTAAAGGATTGACGATTATACATGAGCTAGTTTTGTGTTACGTTCAAGTAAGCATCaaagactaagaaaaaaaatagagaaggaAATGTATGTCGAACATCCAAGGAATCttaaaatatatcaaatgaatAATTCAGCCTAAAGTCATTCACTGTCGGACTTGCTGAACAAATATTGAACTTTGTATGGCATTCACGTTATCTTGTGGGTGAAGATATCATATGAAAGTCGATAAATGTGCTAGTGGTTATCATTaaaataaaggtttttaaaggttccAGGCCAAAACGGTTCTATGTGATTTCAAGATAAGAAAACGTTAGTGCTGgagatttaagaaaaaaacatttttagaCTTGTGCATTAGTTTTAAAGTTATCTTATCACGAATAACTTCAAGTATATGATATTTCAAGTTACTGAAGATAATAGGATTTTATttgtgtcaaaaagaaaataaaaggaaatataaaagaaagactcaggatttaaaaagaaataagagagaaggaagtgccGTTCAAATTGAGGTGAACTGTCTGTATTAGCTAAGACATCAAAGGAAAAGAGATACAAGATAAGGGATTGAGGTGTGCCTTGCCTCCTATAGCTTCAACAAACACCCCTGTATAAACATCTCCACATTCTCGAGGACTCCAGCGTTAAACCGTCCCTTCTTGGGCTCTTGACTTTCTAAAGGAATTTGCTGACCTTCCTTTCCATCTGTGTATTCAGAGGTTGTTTGAGAGTATGTCATAGAGAAGAAAAAACGCTTGAAGGACTTTTTATATTCGATAAGAAATGATTCATCAGCTCTCTTCCACGTGAAATTGATTGCAAGTACTGCGACTTAATGGTGTCCTCGAGCGAGAACTAATTTTTCGTTTGAGAATTGACAATAAAAAACCGTACCTATGTATTCCTTCCATCCATTTGAGGAGATGGACCTCAATTCAGATTCCAAAAAGGGGGGGAAATACGCCCTACGAACTAAATCGATAATCAAGAGAATAGAATCAGAGAAGAACAGAGCAACGGTAAAGAGAAGAGAACCAAAAGAAAAACAGAAGCCTCCACCACTCAGTAAATACAGAAGAAAGACGGCAAATGCTCGAGAAAGAAACAGAATGCGGGAGATTAATGACGCCTTTTGCACTCTCCAGAAAGCCATTCCAGACCTTCCAGGCGCTGATACTGAGAAATTGACGAAGATTACTGTTTTGAGATTGGCTGTCAATTACATTAATGCGCTGGCGAATGTTCTAGATGAAGAACCTTTTGGACCCACTGATATAGAAGATGTTAGGGAACTATGGTGTTTGGAAAATGCTCACATGGCCCGTCCTGAACACTGTGTGAGACCAGTCATAAGACCGACCTCCAAAGTTACAGCAAATCCAGGGAAAGTGAACAAAAgctgtaataacaataaaaaatcaaatagtaACGGcaataatatcaacaaaacatccaAATCAAGATTACCATCTCATACAAAATCAGAAAGCAAGAAAAATACTTTAGGTGGGAAGCCCCCAACCAAAAGAAGCAAACCTAAGACAAAGGGTAAAGTGTGCAAAACAGCGAGTGTCGTAACAAGCAATGGAGCTTATATCACATTAAAAAATGTTGCGCTACAGACCCCACCAAATAAGCTGGGAAGACTGGCCAACAATGAGCCTCTAATGATGTCCATGACAGTGAAGAGACCCAGGCTGGAACCTATAATAAGCTGTCGAGCATCAAAGATTCCCCGTTTAGAACCTGTTGTACCTACCTTAACACTCAGTCAGCCATTGATAGCATTAACTCCTTATGATCTAAATTTGTCTCATGTTCCATCTGCAGTCCCTGGTCATGATACCCCAGAGCCTATGGCAGGTGCAACTCCATTCACATACAAAACAACCCCCACCGAGCCTTGGTTTTCCATGGCAG harbors:
- the LOC137643903 gene encoding uncharacterized protein is translated as MYSFHPFEEMDLNSDSKKGGKYALRTKSIIKRIESEKNRATVKRREPKEKQKPPPLSKYRRKTANARERNRMREINDAFCTLQKAIPDLPGADTEKLTKITVLRLAVNYINALANVLDEEPFGPTDIEDVRELWCLENAHMARPEHCVRPVIRPTSKVTANPGKVNKSCNNNKKSNSNGNNINKTSKSRLPSHTKSESKKNTLGGKPPTKRSKPKTKGKVCKTASVVTSNGAYITLKNVALQTPPNKLGRLANNEPLMMSMTVKRPRLEPIISCRASKIPRLEPVVPTLTLSQPLIALTPYDLNLSHVPSAVPGHDTPEPMAGATPFTYKTTPTEPWFSMAVTPSEPVSINVAFQDMDSPLVRNDVLLEFPKFGGYISDSLSGDSAFSSEGSSPPSPTIGMPVISTPVPIPVGDTSPSGSFSSTSDFSICGSTSDCESVLTAPVELGSLLGDEPFEEELDHLTSSFADGDDTLNLFLAHTSSNFICTDIEDC